The Candidatus Bathyarchaeota archaeon genome window below encodes:
- the rnhB gene encoding ribonuclease HII, giving the protein MLVAGVDDAGRGSVLGPLVIAGVLMRKEDLQKLVNLRVKDSKLLSPKRREKLAEEIKRTALKWHVIKLSPSEIDRVVNFGRKLHKLNRLEAHAMAKVIEELRPDIAYVDASDTLAERFKQHILERLKFKVNIISEHKADKKYPIVSAASIIAKVERDKAIEKIKREYGEVGCGYITDPKTVEFLEKCIKKYGAYPDFVRKSWKPAKRLKSEAKSKQEKLF; this is encoded by the coding sequence ATGCTTGTGGCAGGGGTTGACGATGCTGGAAGAGGTTCAGTCTTAGGGCCTCTGGTAATAGCAGGAGTACTGATGAGAAAAGAAGACTTACAGAAATTAGTTAATTTAAGAGTTAAAGATTCTAAGCTTCTCTCTCCTAAAAGAAGGGAAAAGTTAGCTGAAGAAATCAAGAGAACAGCTTTAAAATGGCATGTTATTAAGCTTTCTCCTTCTGAAATTGACAGGGTAGTGAATTTTGGTAGGAAACTTCATAAGTTGAATAGGCTTGAGGCCCACGCTATGGCTAAAGTTATAGAGGAATTGAGGCCGGACATAGCCTATGTAGACGCTTCCGACACGTTGGCTGAAAGGTTTAAACAGCACATACTTGAACGCCTCAAATTTAAAGTTAACATAATCTCCGAACATAAGGCGGACAAAAAATATCCCATAGTTTCGGCGGCTTCAATAATAGCCAAAGTTGAAAGGGATAAGGCAATAGAGAAAATAAAAAGGGAGTACGGCGAAGTTGGATGCGGATACATTACAGATCCGAAAACTGTAGAGTTCCTTGAAAAATGCATCAAAAAATATGGAGCTTATCCAGATTTTGTTAGAAAAAGCTGGAAACCAGCTAAAAGATTGAAAAGTGAGGCCAAATCCAAACAAGAGAAACTTTTCTAG
- a CDS encoding tRNA (guanine(10)-N(2))-dimethyltransferase — protein sequence MTRETVKLSFDFPTVWINEGKVRVLVPKLEAFVEKPGDYAPSKAPVFYNPVMEMNRDFAVIALQVYQKEVGRGLHVCEPLAGCGVRGIRFAVEVEGVERVILNDINPKAFELIKFNVKENRLEDKVIVQNVDANFLLSSYAAPKKRFDYIDIDPFGSPAPYIDSSVRALRSGGLLALTSTDLAPLCGVHPKACIRKYGARPLRTEYCQELAVRILLGSLAKTAAKHDVGIKPVFSYYANHYVRVYARMFHGARKADKSLKEVGYVYHCFKCFHRETAKGLFNLEKKKCPKCGEKMSVAGSLWIGKLVDKEYCEKLVEELSKRRELKNGKRMRKILNLIIEEVDGPPTYFDVGEISDKFGCLTPSPRKVVAKLHKERFFASLTHFKSTGIRTDAPSERVIEIIKELG from the coding sequence TTGACAAGAGAAACTGTAAAATTGTCATTTGATTTTCCCACAGTGTGGATTAACGAAGGAAAAGTCAGAGTGCTTGTTCCTAAACTTGAGGCTTTTGTGGAAAAGCCTGGAGATTACGCTCCTTCTAAGGCTCCAGTTTTTTATAATCCAGTTATGGAGATGAATCGTGATTTTGCAGTAATCGCCTTACAAGTTTATCAGAAAGAGGTTGGAAGAGGCCTTCATGTTTGTGAGCCTCTTGCCGGATGCGGCGTCAGAGGAATTCGCTTCGCAGTTGAAGTTGAAGGTGTAGAGAGGGTTATTTTAAATGATATAAATCCGAAGGCATTTGAACTCATAAAATTTAACGTCAAAGAAAATAGGCTTGAAGACAAAGTTATAGTCCAAAACGTGGATGCTAACTTTCTGCTCAGCAGTTATGCGGCTCCAAAGAAAAGGTTTGATTACATAGATATAGACCCCTTTGGCTCTCCAGCCCCTTACATAGATAGTTCGGTTAGGGCTCTCAGAAGCGGAGGCCTCCTCGCCCTAACTTCAACAGATTTAGCACCGCTTTGCGGCGTTCACCCTAAAGCTTGTATACGAAAGTATGGGGCTAGACCGCTTAGAACCGAGTACTGCCAAGAACTTGCAGTAAGAATACTGTTAGGCAGCCTAGCTAAAACCGCAGCAAAACATGACGTCGGAATAAAACCAGTTTTCAGCTATTACGCCAACCATTATGTTCGAGTATACGCCAGAATGTTCCACGGAGCAAGAAAAGCTGATAAATCACTCAAAGAAGTAGGCTACGTTTACCATTGCTTCAAATGTTTCCACCGAGAAACAGCTAAGGGGCTTTTCAATCTAGAAAAGAAGAAATGTCCAAAATGCGGAGAAAAAATGAGCGTGGCTGGTTCACTCTGGATAGGAAAACTTGTAGATAAAGAGTACTGTGAAAAGTTAGTTGAAGAACTTAGCAAAAGAAGAGAGCTTAAAAATGGAAAAAGGATGAGGAAAATTCTAAACTTAATCATTGAAGAAGTTGACGGCCCTCCAACTTACTTTGATGTTGGAGAAATTTCCGACAAATTTGGATGCTTAACTCCGTCGCCGAGAAAAGTTGTTGCCAAACTTCATAAGGAAAGATTCTTTGCATCCTTAACCCATTTTAAAAGCACCGGAATAAGAACTGATGCTCCTTCTGAAAGAGTAATTGAAATAATTAAAGAATTGGGGTAA
- a CDS encoding NTPase — protein MKRVFFVTGRPGVGKTTVLLRVVEDLKAKNYIVGGMLSREARKGGSRVGFEILDLTTGRKGWLAHVNQPVGPKVGKYRVNLEDLNSVGVKAILEALRKADVITIDEIGPMELYSQAFIEAVKNALESNKPVIGTVHSRARHQLINYLKNREDSEIFEVTLENRSTLHKLITERILIVLRGKAESEG, from the coding sequence TTGAAAAGAGTTTTCTTCGTTACTGGTAGACCCGGAGTTGGAAAAACCACCGTTTTACTTCGGGTTGTCGAGGACTTAAAGGCTAAAAATTACATTGTCGGAGGAATGCTAAGCAGGGAAGCCCGCAAAGGAGGATCAAGAGTAGGCTTTGAAATTTTAGACCTAACAACTGGCAGGAAAGGTTGGCTTGCACATGTGAATCAGCCTGTCGGCCCCAAAGTAGGGAAGTACAGGGTGAACCTCGAGGACTTAAACTCTGTTGGAGTTAAGGCAATATTGGAAGCTTTAAGGAAAGCCGACGTTATCACCATAGATGAAATTGGACCAATGGAACTATACTCCCAAGCTTTCATAGAGGCAGTAAAAAATGCGCTAGAAAGTAACAAACCCGTAATTGGAACCGTCCATTCTAGGGCGAGACATCAACTTATAAACTACTTGAAGAATAGGGAAGACTCAGAAATTTTCGAGGTAACTCTTGAAAACAGAAGCACGCTGCACAAACTTATTACCGAAAGAATACTCATAGTTTTGAGGGGAAAGGCTGAATCTGAAGGTTAA
- a CDS encoding transcriptional regulator encodes MSRKEILEEAESILEKAGFNISNRCCSRPSCFDFAARKENLLTFVKVHVNIGSASLKDASELLVITENFNAAPLLIGEKNRDKPLEDDTVYSRYNIYAVNAKTLRDVVLNGLHPLVEAGPGGYYVQINGELIRQRRQKLGLSIGKLAEMIGVSRRTLYGYENEMAKASVSTAYALEWILGAPVVEPINIFKPPTGKKSFLAAAKRIISEHCFLKKIFKKFTQFNFKITQVKRAPFDFIASVPRENMKILGGVSLGKETRIERRAEEIISVSKVADAQPIFITGDNNSLSNKIPAFNPKELEKIENPDDFLSVL; translated from the coding sequence TTGAGTAGAAAGGAAATTTTAGAAGAAGCAGAGTCAATTCTTGAAAAGGCCGGATTTAACATATCAAACAGATGCTGCTCTAGGCCAAGCTGCTTCGACTTTGCAGCTAGAAAAGAGAATCTACTGACATTCGTCAAGGTTCACGTAAATATTGGAAGCGCCTCTCTGAAAGATGCCTCCGAACTACTAGTAATAACCGAAAACTTCAATGCAGCCCCGCTTTTAATAGGAGAGAAAAACCGTGACAAACCCCTCGAAGACGACACCGTATATTCGCGATACAACATTTACGCGGTGAATGCAAAAACTCTAAGAGATGTTGTTTTAAACGGATTACATCCACTCGTTGAAGCCGGACCGGGCGGATACTACGTGCAAATTAACGGTGAACTTATAAGACAAAGAAGGCAGAAACTCGGCTTGTCAATAGGTAAACTTGCGGAGATGATAGGAGTATCAAGAAGAACTCTTTATGGATATGAAAATGAAATGGCAAAAGCGTCAGTTTCAACAGCGTATGCCTTAGAGTGGATACTTGGAGCCCCAGTAGTTGAGCCGATAAACATATTCAAACCGCCCACGGGGAAGAAAAGTTTTCTAGCAGCCGCCAAGAGAATAATTTCAGAGCACTGCTTTCTGAAAAAAATCTTCAAGAAATTCACCCAATTCAATTTTAAAATTACACAGGTGAAGAGGGCGCCTTTCGATTTCATAGCAAGTGTTCCGAGGGAAAACATGAAAATTCTGGGGGGAGTATCATTGGGCAAAGAAACCAGAATAGAACGGAGAGCTGAGGAAATAATCAGCGTAAGCAAAGTGGCGGACGCCCAGCCGATTTTTATAACTGGGGATAACAACTCATTAAGCAATAAAATACCTGCATTTAACCCTAAAGAACTTGAAAAAATAGAAAATCCAGACGATTTTCTCTCAGTTTTGTGA